A portion of the Streptomyces sp. NBC_01335 genome contains these proteins:
- a CDS encoding MCE family protein, translated as MNAQTVRRRAAGVTFLLVPAVLVWVSVSVYQKDFQDDATVTVRTGSVGNEMHDNADVKLRGVVVGQVRSITADGDGARLTLAIDPDKLHQVPADVTAQMLPTTLFGERFVALVPPQVSSGEPLRAGAVIPQDRSSNAIELEQVLDNVLPLLTAVKPEKLSATLTAVSQALEGRGEKLGDTLVTLDAHLKKLNPQLPTLNRDIQELVKVSSVYADAAPDVVDALTDFTTTSGTIADQEAELAGLYGTTTASARDVTAFLRKNKDNLIRLSASGRPTLELLAKYADEYPCTLRTMAGMVPAMDKALGKGTDQPGLHVTLKTVPSKGKYVAGRDTPSYTATGGPHCYTVPYLGATAPTAESLVAADSGTDTGADSAAADSATDTAAGERSLGVANSPEESALVNELVAPTLKVQPQDLPDWSSVLIGPAFRGAEVKLK; from the coding sequence ATGAACGCGCAGACGGTACGCCGCAGAGCCGCCGGGGTCACCTTCCTGCTGGTGCCCGCCGTGCTCGTATGGGTCTCGGTCTCGGTGTACCAGAAGGACTTCCAGGACGACGCCACCGTGACCGTACGCACCGGCTCGGTCGGCAACGAGATGCACGACAACGCCGACGTGAAGCTCCGCGGCGTCGTCGTCGGCCAGGTCCGCTCCATCACGGCGGACGGCGACGGGGCCCGGCTCACCCTCGCCATCGACCCGGACAAGCTCCACCAGGTCCCCGCCGACGTCACCGCCCAGATGCTGCCCACCACCCTCTTCGGGGAGCGGTTCGTGGCCCTCGTACCGCCGCAGGTGTCCTCCGGGGAGCCGCTGCGCGCCGGGGCGGTCATCCCGCAGGACCGCTCCAGCAACGCCATCGAACTGGAGCAGGTGCTCGACAACGTCCTGCCGCTGCTCACCGCCGTGAAGCCGGAGAAGCTCTCGGCCACCCTCACGGCCGTCTCCCAGGCGCTCGAAGGGCGCGGCGAGAAGCTCGGCGACACCCTCGTCACGCTGGACGCCCACCTGAAGAAGCTCAACCCCCAGCTCCCCACGCTCAACCGGGACATCCAGGAGCTGGTGAAGGTCAGCTCGGTCTACGCGGACGCGGCGCCGGACGTCGTCGACGCGCTCACCGACTTCACCACCACCAGCGGCACCATCGCCGACCAGGAGGCCGAACTCGCGGGCCTGTACGGGACGACGACCGCCTCCGCGAGGGACGTCACCGCCTTCCTGCGGAAGAACAAGGACAACCTCATCCGGCTCTCCGCCTCCGGCCGCCCCACCCTCGAACTCCTCGCGAAGTACGCCGACGAGTACCCCTGCACCCTGCGCACCATGGCCGGCATGGTGCCCGCCATGGACAAGGCGCTCGGCAAGGGCACCGACCAGCCCGGCCTGCACGTCACCCTCAAGACCGTCCCGTCCAAGGGGAAGTACGTCGCAGGCCGCGACACCCCGAGCTACACGGCCACCGGCGGCCCGCACTGCTACACCGTGCCGTACCTGGGCGCCACCGCCCCCACCGCCGAGAGCCTGGTGGCGGCGGACAGCGGCACGGACACCGGCGCCGACTCCGCGGCCGCCGACAGCGCCACGGACACGGCCGCCGGCGAACGCTCCCTGGGCGTCGCCAACTCCCCCGAGGAGAGCGCGCTCGTCAACGAACTCGTCGCTCCCACACTGAAAGTCCAGCCGCAGGACCTGCCCGACTGGAGCAGCGTGCTCATCGGTCCGGCCTTCCGCGGTGCGGAGGTGAAGCTCAAGTGA
- a CDS encoding MCE family protein: MKRRSLAGPLTKSIVFVLVTTLATTVLALSIANTGVGDTTSYKARFTDATGLVVGDSVRIAGVKVGQVESIGLADRRVAEVRFAVRKGRTLPASVTASIKYLNMVGQRYIDLDQGAGPVGRSFAAGATIPLARTTPALDLTQLFNGFQPLFEGLSPPDVNELAGSIVQVLQGEGGTVDSILSHVGSLTTTVAAKDKVIGEVIKNLNEVLKTVNDREAGFTELVDTLQQLVTGFAGDRKPLGEAVTAMGALTTVTADLFEDGRKPLRDSIKQVGRLSDQLGDATPEIENFLAKTPAKMEAITRLTSYGSWMNLYLCEARISGVTTSDGSAPPTGIAITEPRCTA; the protein is encoded by the coding sequence GTGAAGCGCCGCTCCCTCGCGGGCCCCCTCACGAAATCGATCGTCTTCGTCCTCGTGACGACCCTGGCGACCACCGTGCTCGCCCTCTCCATCGCCAACACCGGTGTGGGCGACACCACTTCGTACAAGGCCCGGTTCACCGACGCCACCGGGCTCGTCGTCGGCGACAGCGTCCGCATCGCCGGGGTCAAGGTCGGCCAGGTCGAGTCCATCGGCCTCGCCGACCGCCGGGTCGCCGAAGTCCGGTTCGCCGTACGCAAGGGGCGTACGCTCCCCGCCTCGGTCACCGCGTCCATCAAGTACCTCAACATGGTGGGCCAGCGCTACATCGACCTCGACCAGGGCGCCGGACCCGTCGGCCGGAGCTTCGCGGCCGGGGCCACCATCCCGCTCGCCCGCACCACCCCCGCGCTCGACCTGACCCAGCTCTTCAACGGCTTCCAGCCGCTCTTCGAGGGCCTCTCGCCGCCCGACGTCAACGAGCTCGCCGGCTCCATCGTGCAGGTGCTCCAGGGCGAGGGCGGCACGGTCGACAGCATCCTCAGCCACGTCGGCTCGCTCACCACGACCGTGGCCGCCAAGGACAAGGTCATCGGCGAGGTGATCAAGAACCTCAACGAGGTGCTGAAGACGGTCAACGACCGCGAGGCCGGGTTCACCGAACTGGTCGACACGCTCCAGCAGCTGGTCACCGGGTTCGCCGGGGACCGCAAGCCGCTCGGCGAGGCGGTCACCGCGATGGGCGCCCTCACCACGGTCACCGCCGACCTCTTCGAGGACGGCCGGAAGCCCCTCAGGGACAGCATCAAGCAGGTCGGCCGGCTCTCCGACCAACTCGGTGACGCCACACCGGAGATCGAGAACTTCCTGGCGAAGACCCCGGCCAAGATGGAAGCGATCACCCGCCTCACCTCGTACGGGTCGTGGATGAACCTCTACCTCTGCGAGGCCAGGATCTCCGGGGTCACCACCAGCGACGGCAGCGCGCCGCCCACCGGCATCGCGATCACCGAACCGAGGTGCACGGCGTGA
- a CDS encoding MCE family protein, which yields MNITPIRERNPVAVSVAGLVVLGLVGFAAFHADALPLVGGGTTYTADFSESAGLSDGDEVRIAGVKVGEVTGVALDGAKVKVTFRVKDAWIGDSSTVGIAIKTLLGDKYLAVDPLGTTSQDPSRRIGADRTTSPYDVTQAFNGLGETFDEIDTDQLAASFDAISDTFKDSPAHVRSAADGLSALSRTVSARDAELATLLKASKQLTRTLSTKESSFEALLKDGNLLLGEIQARRDSIHQLLTGTKNLGIQLTGVVQDNNKQLKPTLDALGRVTAVLVKNEDSLDKVLSMAGDYNRLVGNTLGNGRWFDNYVCGVVPKNYLPADATPATGCMPPKQEGGS from the coding sequence GTGAACATCACCCCCATCAGGGAACGCAACCCCGTCGCGGTCTCGGTCGCCGGCCTCGTCGTCCTCGGCCTCGTCGGGTTCGCCGCCTTCCACGCCGACGCGCTGCCCCTCGTCGGCGGCGGCACGACCTACACCGCCGACTTCTCCGAGTCCGCCGGGCTCTCCGACGGCGACGAGGTCCGCATCGCCGGCGTGAAGGTCGGCGAGGTCACCGGCGTCGCGCTCGACGGCGCCAAGGTCAAGGTCACCTTCCGGGTGAAGGACGCCTGGATCGGGGACTCCAGCACCGTCGGCATCGCCATCAAGACCCTGCTCGGCGACAAGTACCTCGCCGTGGACCCGCTGGGCACCACCTCCCAGGACCCCTCCCGTCGCATCGGGGCCGACCGCACCACCTCCCCGTACGACGTCACCCAGGCGTTCAACGGGCTCGGCGAGACCTTCGACGAGATCGACACCGACCAGCTCGCCGCGAGCTTCGACGCGATCTCCGACACCTTCAAGGACTCCCCGGCCCACGTCCGCAGCGCCGCCGACGGCCTCTCCGCGCTCTCCCGTACGGTCTCCGCGCGCGACGCCGAACTCGCCACCCTGCTCAAGGCGAGCAAGCAGCTCACCCGGACCCTCTCCACCAAGGAGAGCTCCTTCGAGGCGCTGCTGAAGGACGGCAACCTCCTGCTGGGCGAGATCCAGGCCCGCCGGGACTCCATCCACCAGCTGCTCACCGGCACCAAGAACCTCGGCATCCAGCTCACCGGCGTCGTCCAGGACAACAACAAGCAGCTGAAACCCACCCTGGACGCCCTCGGCAGGGTCACCGCCGTCCTGGTGAAGAACGAGGACAGCCTCGACAAGGTCCTCTCGATGGCCGGCGACTACAACCGGCTCGTCGGCAACACCCTCGGCAACGGCCGCTGGTTCGACAACTACGTCTGCGGGGTCGTGCCCAAGAACTACCTGCCTGCCGACGCGACCCCGGCGACCGGATGCATGCCGCCCAAACAGGAAGGGGGCAGCTGA
- a CDS encoding MCE family protein, producing MRLTRVIGIGAGLAVVAVAATSGVMALDQEGTTTVTAYFDRATGVYAGSDLRILGVKVGSVTSVEPRGEQVRVTLRVDKDVKVPEGAHAVLVAPSLVADRYIQLAPAYTGGATLADGAVLPAEGNAAPVEVDQLYASITELSTALGPDGANANGALARLLDTGAKNLDGNGKAIGDSIAEFGKATKTLDKSSTDLFDTLSYLQSFTTMLKDNDGEVRSAEQQLNSVTGFLAEDKENLSAALAELSTALAQVKTFIEDNRESLKTNVDALVPLTQVLVDQRASLAESLDTLPLTAGNLVNAYDPVNRTLDGRTNLNELSMGGYFPDQPSAGTTTTGTTASGTTASGSGGAASLSGLAAVDASRQAELPVLPLPAVGTVYGTPEKTATGTDRSGTDTSGTEEKEAGR from the coding sequence ATGAGACTCACGCGCGTCATCGGCATCGGCGCGGGACTCGCGGTCGTGGCCGTCGCGGCGACCTCCGGAGTGATGGCCCTCGACCAGGAGGGCACCACCACCGTCACCGCGTACTTCGACCGGGCCACCGGCGTCTACGCGGGCTCCGACCTGCGCATCCTCGGCGTCAAGGTGGGCAGCGTCACCTCCGTCGAACCGCGCGGCGAACAGGTACGGGTCACCCTCCGCGTCGACAAGGACGTCAAGGTCCCCGAAGGGGCGCACGCGGTGCTCGTCGCCCCCAGCCTCGTCGCCGACCGCTACATCCAGCTGGCGCCCGCCTACACCGGCGGCGCCACCCTCGCCGACGGCGCGGTGCTCCCCGCCGAGGGCAACGCCGCCCCCGTCGAGGTCGACCAGCTCTACGCCTCCATCACCGAACTCTCCACCGCGCTCGGCCCGGACGGCGCCAACGCCAACGGCGCGCTGGCCCGGCTCCTCGACACCGGGGCCAAGAACCTCGATGGCAACGGCAAGGCCATCGGCGACTCCATCGCGGAGTTCGGCAAGGCGACTAAGACCCTGGACAAGAGCAGCACCGACCTCTTCGACACCCTGTCCTACCTCCAGTCCTTCACCACCATGCTCAAGGACAACGACGGCGAAGTCCGCTCGGCCGAGCAGCAGTTGAACTCCGTCACCGGCTTCCTCGCCGAGGACAAGGAGAATCTGAGCGCCGCCCTGGCCGAACTCTCCACCGCCCTCGCCCAGGTGAAGACCTTCATCGAGGACAACCGCGAGTCGCTCAAGACCAACGTCGACGCGCTCGTGCCGCTCACCCAGGTCCTCGTCGACCAACGGGCCTCACTCGCCGAGTCCTTGGACACCCTCCCGCTCACGGCCGGTAACCTCGTCAACGCGTACGACCCCGTCAACCGCACCCTGGACGGACGGACCAACCTCAACGAGCTGAGCATGGGCGGCTACTTCCCCGACCAGCCCTCGGCCGGCACCACGACGACCGGCACCACGGCATCCGGCACCACGGCGTCCGGCAGCGGCGGCGCGGCGAGCCTGAGCGGACTCGCCGCGGTGGACGCCTCCCGCCAGGCGGAACTGCCCGTCCTGCCGCTCCCCGCCGTCGGCACCGTCTACGGCACGCCCGAGAAGACGGCCACCGGTACCGACCGGTCCGGTACCGACACGTCCGGTACCGAAGAGAAGGAGGCCGGCCGATGA
- a CDS encoding MCE family protein yields MSRAAYRPRGRVIAGAAGVAAVGVALVLVVTQVDAPSFNGIEQLPLPGGADLGDHPYEITADFADVLSLAPQSSVKVNDVAVGRVTDIALGRDGWTAKVTMRINGSVDLPANALAHLEQSSLLGEKFVQLSPPAEGKAEGALADGDRIPLDRTNRNPEVEEVLGALSLLLNGGGVSQLKTITTELNKALTGQQPEIRSMLQRVDTLVTDLDDHKEDITQALDGVNRLAATLAARKQDVGTVLTGLSPGLKVLEEQRGQLLTMLSSLDTLSTVAVDTINKSKADMIADLKALAPTLQALADSGDALPDSLQVLATYPFTDEILRGVKGDYLNVYLDMTAAPGSQIVPPYDPNATSTPETPTAETASLASLPLPLPSVTASSTGSDR; encoded by the coding sequence ATGAGCAGGGCCGCGTACCGACCCAGGGGCCGGGTGATCGCCGGGGCGGCCGGAGTGGCCGCGGTGGGCGTCGCCCTGGTCCTCGTGGTCACCCAGGTCGACGCCCCGTCGTTCAACGGGATCGAGCAGCTCCCGCTGCCCGGCGGCGCCGACCTCGGCGACCACCCGTACGAGATCACCGCGGACTTCGCCGACGTACTCAGCCTCGCCCCCCAGTCCTCCGTCAAGGTCAACGACGTCGCGGTGGGCCGGGTGACCGACATCGCGCTCGGCCGGGACGGCTGGACCGCGAAGGTCACCATGCGGATCAACGGGAGCGTCGACCTCCCCGCCAACGCCCTCGCCCACCTCGAACAGTCCAGCCTCCTCGGCGAGAAGTTCGTCCAGCTCTCGCCGCCCGCCGAAGGCAAGGCGGAGGGCGCCCTCGCGGACGGCGACCGCATCCCGCTCGACCGCACCAACCGCAACCCGGAGGTCGAAGAGGTCCTCGGCGCGCTCTCCCTGCTCCTCAACGGCGGCGGGGTCAGCCAGCTCAAGACCATCACCACCGAGCTGAACAAGGCACTCACCGGACAGCAGCCGGAGATCCGCTCGATGCTCCAGCGGGTCGACACCCTCGTCACCGACCTGGACGACCACAAGGAGGACATCACCCAGGCCCTCGACGGCGTCAACCGGCTCGCCGCCACCCTCGCCGCCCGCAAGCAGGACGTCGGCACCGTCCTCACCGGCCTCAGCCCCGGCCTCAAGGTCCTGGAGGAGCAGCGCGGCCAGCTGCTGACCATGCTGAGCTCGCTCGACACCCTGTCCACCGTCGCCGTCGACACGATCAACAAGAGCAAGGCCGACATGATCGCCGACCTCAAGGCCCTCGCGCCCACCCTCCAGGCGCTCGCCGACTCCGGCGACGCGCTGCCCGACTCCCTCCAGGTGCTCGCCACCTACCCGTTCACCGACGAGATCCTGCGCGGCGTCAAGGGCGACTACCTCAACGTCTACCTGGACATGACCGCCGCCCCCGGTTCCCAGATCGTCCCGCCGTACGACCCGAACGCGACGAGCACCCCGGAAACCCCGACGGCGGAGACGGCGTCCCTCGCCTCCCTGCCCCTGCCGCTTCCCTCGGTGACCGCTTCGAGCACAGGGAGCGACCGATGA
- a CDS encoding MlaD family protein: MITTAIRLKNIAFLVISVLVLAFLGFRYADLGHYVGLRDYYTVTVQLPQTGGLFSHSNVTYRGVSVGRVGPIELTDEGVEAELRIDNDSPPIPDSLTAVVANLSAVGEEYVDLRPTRSTGPFLGNGSVIDQADTTIPAPPTDVLVSVNDLASSVDLESLRTVVDEFGTALAGRGEDLQVLLDTGSEFVDAADKALPANIKLMQDGETVLRTQAEQGDALKGFADGAKDLAAELKGSDSDLRRLIAATPGAATQLSALMRDLDPEFGVVVANLLTTSEVAVTRQRGIEELLVKLPAVAAAGASVVDEDGARFGMAVTFFEPLPCTAGYGDTVYRNGLDTTQGPAVNTKARCTASPGTGIEVRGSANAPKGGAVPDPVKPVTTLTGSASDTLLPGALSSGSVASTSATGASTTMAGLLGLGGGA, translated from the coding sequence ATGATCACCACGGCCATCCGCCTCAAGAACATCGCCTTCCTCGTGATCTCGGTGCTCGTCCTCGCCTTCCTCGGATTCCGCTACGCCGACCTCGGCCACTACGTCGGGCTGCGCGACTACTACACCGTCACCGTTCAACTGCCGCAGACGGGCGGGCTCTTCAGCCACTCCAACGTCACCTACCGGGGCGTCTCCGTGGGCCGGGTCGGCCCCATCGAACTCACCGACGAGGGTGTCGAAGCCGAACTGCGCATCGACAACGACTCCCCGCCCATCCCCGACAGTCTCACCGCAGTCGTCGCCAACCTCTCGGCGGTCGGCGAAGAGTACGTCGACCTGCGCCCCACCCGCTCCACCGGCCCGTTCCTCGGCAACGGATCGGTGATCGACCAGGCCGACACCACCATCCCCGCACCCCCCACCGACGTACTCGTCAGCGTCAACGACCTGGCGTCCTCGGTGGACCTGGAATCGCTGCGCACCGTGGTCGACGAGTTCGGCACCGCGCTGGCCGGCCGGGGCGAGGACCTCCAGGTCCTGCTGGACACCGGCAGCGAGTTCGTCGACGCCGCCGACAAAGCCCTCCCCGCCAACATCAAGCTGATGCAGGACGGCGAGACGGTCCTGCGCACCCAGGCCGAACAGGGCGACGCGCTCAAGGGATTCGCCGACGGGGCGAAGGACCTGGCCGCCGAGCTCAAGGGCTCCGACAGCGATCTGCGCCGGCTGATCGCCGCCACCCCCGGCGCCGCGACCCAGCTCAGCGCCCTCATGCGCGACCTCGACCCGGAATTCGGCGTGGTGGTCGCCAACCTCCTCACCACCTCCGAAGTCGCCGTCACCCGCCAGCGCGGCATCGAGGAACTCCTGGTGAAGCTGCCCGCCGTGGCCGCCGCCGGAGCGAGCGTGGTGGACGAGGACGGCGCACGGTTCGGCATGGCCGTCACCTTCTTCGAACCCCTGCCCTGCACCGCCGGATACGGCGACACCGTCTACCGCAACGGCCTCGACACCACCCAGGGACCCGCGGTCAACACGAAGGCGCGCTGCACCGCGTCCCCCGGCACCGGCATCGAGGTCCGGGGCTCGGCCAACGCCCCGAAGGGCGGCGCGGTCCCCGACCCGGTGAAGCCGGTGACGACCCTGACCGGCTCCGCGTCGGACACGCTCCTGCCCGGAGCGCTCTCCTCCGGCTCCGTCGCCTCCACCTCCGCCACGGGAGCGTCCACCACCATGGCCGGGCTGCTCGGACTGGGAGGAGGAGCGTGA
- a CDS encoding lytic transglycosylase domain-containing protein, with translation MRFNGSMRRGITGTATAVAAMAALTASQAPGFAGAAHHDEAKNVATDEVVWTHVPNDDSYHTELPPLKSPTPLTPPKPGVKQTPAVVRAWAEAGIPATVLAAYRKAEATVTRTDGSCRLPWQLLAAIGKVESGHAAGGRVDKAGTTLTPILGPVLNGAGFANIPDTDNGAYDGDRTFDRAVGPMQFIPSTWAHWGQDGNGDGLRNPSNVYDATLAAGRYLCAGTRNLSVGADLDRAILSYNHSDTYLRTVLSWMAYYGDGAHPVPDGQGPLPTTPGAGGPTEPSAPVGGPGTIVIGPQPTGSPRPSTSPTPTPSGSPDPGTTPDPSTTPDPGTTPDPGTTPDPSTTPDPGTTPDPTDTGTPDPTDPATTDPTDPATTDPTDPATTEPTTPSTTDPEPGCTDPVTDPSADPEPTGDPCATPTDGATA, from the coding sequence ATGAGGTTCAACGGCTCCATGCGGCGCGGAATCACCGGCACGGCCACCGCCGTCGCCGCGATGGCCGCGCTCACGGCCTCGCAGGCACCGGGATTCGCGGGCGCCGCGCACCACGACGAGGCGAAGAACGTGGCCACCGACGAGGTGGTCTGGACGCACGTGCCCAACGACGACTCGTACCACACCGAACTGCCGCCCCTGAAGTCACCGACTCCGCTGACGCCCCCGAAGCCGGGCGTGAAGCAGACCCCCGCCGTCGTCCGCGCCTGGGCCGAAGCGGGCATCCCGGCGACCGTGCTCGCGGCGTACCGCAAGGCCGAGGCCACCGTCACCCGGACCGACGGTTCCTGCCGCCTGCCGTGGCAACTCCTCGCCGCCATCGGCAAGGTGGAGTCCGGGCACGCCGCCGGCGGCAGGGTGGACAAGGCCGGTACGACCCTCACCCCGATCCTGGGCCCCGTCCTGAACGGCGCCGGGTTCGCCAACATCCCGGACACCGACAACGGCGCCTACGACGGTGACCGCACCTTCGACCGGGCCGTCGGGCCGATGCAGTTCATCCCGTCCACCTGGGCCCACTGGGGCCAGGACGGCAACGGCGACGGCCTCAGGAACCCCAGCAACGTCTACGACGCCACGCTCGCCGCCGGCCGCTACCTCTGCGCGGGGACCCGTAACCTCTCCGTCGGCGCCGACCTCGACCGCGCGATCCTCAGCTACAACCACTCGGACACCTACCTGCGCACGGTGCTGTCCTGGATGGCGTACTACGGCGACGGAGCCCACCCGGTCCCGGACGGCCAGGGCCCCCTGCCCACCACCCCCGGCGCGGGCGGCCCCACCGAACCGTCCGCCCCGGTCGGCGGCCCCGGCACCATCGTCATCGGCCCGCAGCCCACCGGCAGCCCCCGCCCGTCCACCTCGCCCACCCCCACCCCGTCCGGCTCGCCCGACCCCGGCACCACCCCGGACCCGAGCACGACCCCGGACCCGGGCACCACCCCGGACCCCGGCACCACGCCCGATCCGAGTACCACGCCCGACCCCGGCACGACCCCGGACCCGACCGACACCGGGACGCCCGACCCGACGGACCCGGCCACGACGGACCCCACGGACCCGGCGACCACCGACCCCACGGACCCGGCCACGACCGAGCCCACCACCCCCTCCACGACCGACCCCGAGCCCGGCTGCACGGACCCGGTCACCGACCCCTCCGCCGACCCCGAGCCCACCGGCGACCCGTGCGCCACGCCGACCGACGGGGCGACGGCGTAG
- a CDS encoding ATP-dependent DNA ligase, with protein MDLPVMPPVKPMLAKSVATIPPGMQYEAKWDGFRAIVHRDGDEVVIGSRTGKPLTRYFPELVPAVLESLPPRCVIDGEIVLAHGGRLDFDRLSERIHPAESRVRLLAERTPASLVAFDVLALDDLSLLDTPQVDRRTVLEAALAGAAPPVHLAPATTDREVAQRWFDQYEGAGLDGIVAKPLGLPYRPDARTMFKIKHERTADCVVAGYREHKSGPVVGSLLLGLYDDEGALQHVGVCASFPMKRRAELADELAPLRTALTEHPWGAWADAEAHESARMPGAPSRWSGKKDMSWVPLRPERVCEVAYDHMEGDRFRHTTQFRRWRPDRTPSGCTYGQLAEVVRYDLSEVLSGSG; from the coding sequence ATGGACCTGCCGGTGATGCCTCCTGTGAAGCCGATGCTCGCCAAGTCCGTCGCCACGATCCCGCCAGGCATGCAGTACGAGGCGAAGTGGGACGGCTTCCGGGCGATCGTGCACCGGGACGGCGACGAGGTGGTGATCGGCAGCCGTACCGGCAAGCCGCTGACCCGCTACTTCCCCGAGCTGGTCCCGGCGGTCCTGGAGTCGTTGCCGCCGCGCTGCGTGATCGACGGGGAGATCGTGCTCGCGCACGGCGGGCGCCTCGACTTCGACCGGCTCAGCGAGCGCATCCACCCGGCCGAGTCCCGCGTACGCCTCCTCGCCGAGCGGACCCCCGCCTCCCTGGTCGCCTTCGACGTGCTGGCCCTGGACGACCTGTCGCTGCTCGACACCCCGCAGGTGGACCGGCGCACGGTGCTGGAGGCGGCGCTCGCGGGTGCGGCGCCCCCGGTCCATCTCGCCCCGGCCACCACGGACCGGGAGGTCGCGCAGCGGTGGTTCGACCAGTACGAGGGCGCGGGCCTGGACGGGATCGTCGCCAAACCGCTCGGCCTGCCCTACCGGCCCGACGCCCGCACCATGTTCAAGATCAAGCACGAACGGACCGCCGACTGCGTGGTGGCCGGCTACCGCGAGCACAAGAGCGGCCCGGTCGTCGGCTCGCTCCTGCTGGGGCTGTACGACGACGAGGGCGCGCTCCAGCACGTCGGCGTCTGCGCCTCCTTCCCGATGAAGCGGCGGGCCGAACTCGCCGACGAACTGGCACCGTTGCGCACCGCCCTCACCGAACACCCCTGGGGAGCCTGGGCGGACGCGGAGGCGCACGAGAGCGCCAGGATGCCGGGGGCGCCGAGCCGCTGGTCGGGGAAGAAGGACATGTCCTGGGTGCCGCTGCGTCCGGAGCGGGTCTGCGAGGTGGCGTACGACCACATGGAGGGCGACCGGTTCCGGCACACCACGCAGTTCCGCCGCTGGCGCCCCGACCGCACCCCTTCCGGCTGCACGTACGGGCAGCTGGCGGAAGTGGTGCGGTACGACCTCTCCGAGGTGCTGTCGGGCTCGGGGTGA
- the ligD gene encoding non-homologous end-joining DNA ligase — MGAAVELDVDGRSVRLSNPDKVYFPEKGYTKRDVAEYFLAVGDGITRALRDRPTTLQRFVDGVEGEFFYQKRAPKNLPDWIPTARIAFPSGRPADEICPAGLAAVLWAANLGTLTFHPWPVRSTDTDHPDELRIDLDPQPGTEYADAVEAAHELRSVLEDHGLRGWPKTSGGRGIHVFVPLAPEWTFTEVRRATIAAGRELERRMPDRVTTAWWKEERGERIFVDFNQTARDRTIASAYSVRPFPHAPVSAPLRWEEIDDAEPRDFDIKTLPVRYAKVGDVHADMDQQAFRLDLLLELADRDEKDRGLGDMPYPPEYPKMPGEPKRVQPSRARADDEPDGRAPDGDEPEADG; from the coding sequence ATGGGAGCTGCGGTGGAACTCGACGTGGACGGGCGGTCGGTGCGACTGTCCAACCCCGACAAGGTGTACTTCCCGGAGAAGGGCTACACCAAGAGGGACGTGGCGGAGTACTTCCTCGCCGTGGGCGACGGCATCACGCGCGCGTTGCGCGACCGGCCCACCACCCTCCAGCGCTTCGTCGACGGCGTGGAGGGCGAGTTCTTCTACCAGAAGCGGGCACCGAAGAACCTGCCCGACTGGATTCCCACGGCCCGCATCGCCTTCCCCAGCGGCCGGCCGGCCGACGAGATCTGCCCCGCCGGACTCGCGGCGGTGCTCTGGGCCGCCAACCTGGGCACCCTCACCTTCCACCCCTGGCCGGTACGGAGCACCGACACCGACCACCCCGACGAGCTCCGCATCGACCTCGACCCGCAGCCCGGCACGGAGTACGCCGACGCCGTCGAGGCCGCCCACGAACTCCGCTCCGTCCTGGAGGACCACGGGCTGCGCGGCTGGCCCAAGACCTCCGGCGGACGCGGCATCCACGTCTTCGTCCCGCTGGCCCCCGAGTGGACCTTCACCGAGGTGCGGCGGGCCACCATCGCGGCCGGGCGCGAACTGGAACGGCGGATGCCGGACCGGGTCACCACCGCCTGGTGGAAGGAGGAGCGCGGCGAACGGATCTTCGTGGACTTCAACCAGACCGCCCGCGACCGGACGATCGCCTCCGCCTACTCCGTACGCCCCTTCCCGCACGCCCCCGTCTCCGCCCCGCTGCGCTGGGAGGAGATCGACGACGCCGAGCCCCGCGACTTCGACATCAAGACCCTGCCCGTGAGGTACGCGAAGGTGGGCGACGTCCACGCCGACATGGACCAGCAGGCGTTCCGCCTCGACCTGCTGCTGGAACTCGCCGACCGCGACGAGAAGGACCGCGGGCTCGGCGACATGCCCTACCCGCCGGAGTACCCCAAGATGCCCGGCGAGCCCAAGCGCGTGCAGCCCAGCCGCGCCCGCGCTGACGACGAGCCGGACGGCAGAGCACCGGACGGCGACGAGCCGGAGGCCGACGGGTGA